In Mucilaginibacter celer, one DNA window encodes the following:
- a CDS encoding quinone oxidoreductase family protein, whose translation MKAAVIYQKGNMPQYVDFAEPAVYNDDELLVSVKAVAIKHFDKGRAAGTHYSSDAPQTGGKVPGGDGVCLLPDGTRVYAIGESGMLAEKAVINKSRIVKLPAELDDATAAALPNAVIGAAMGLKFKAGIQPGDVVLINGATGFTGRVAVQIAKHYGAGRVIATGRNQQSLNDLLALGADEVISVLQDDEQFTKQIKTIHEQTPIDVVIDYLWGHTAEMILTCLKGGGSFTNRIRYVSVGSMGGDLIQLSAANMRSVDLQLSGSGLGAWSKQQVAELFRVILPEMFHLAADGKLKIETIAVKLENIADLWELDVPGGKRLVVTI comes from the coding sequence ATGAAAGCAGCAGTTATATATCAAAAAGGCAACATGCCTCAATATGTTGATTTTGCAGAGCCGGCAGTTTACAACGATGATGAACTATTGGTAAGCGTTAAAGCAGTAGCTATAAAACACTTTGATAAGGGCCGGGCAGCAGGTACACACTATTCAAGCGATGCACCTCAAACGGGCGGAAAAGTGCCGGGCGGCGACGGCGTTTGCCTGCTGCCCGATGGTACCCGGGTTTACGCCATTGGCGAAAGTGGTATGCTTGCCGAAAAAGCTGTTATTAATAAAAGCAGGATAGTGAAACTGCCCGCCGAACTGGATGACGCCACGGCCGCCGCACTCCCCAACGCTGTTATTGGCGCGGCGATGGGCTTAAAGTTTAAAGCCGGAATCCAGCCTGGCGATGTGGTGCTGATAAACGGAGCTACCGGGTTTACCGGACGGGTAGCCGTACAGATAGCGAAGCATTATGGTGCCGGGAGGGTAATAGCTACGGGCAGAAACCAGCAATCATTGAACGATTTACTTGCGCTTGGTGCAGATGAAGTGATCTCCGTTTTGCAGGATGATGAACAATTTACCAAACAGATAAAAACGATTCATGAACAGACGCCCATTGACGTGGTTATTGATTACTTATGGGGACATACCGCCGAAATGATTTTGACCTGCCTGAAAGGAGGAGGCTCCTTCACTAATCGTATCAGGTATGTATCAGTTGGCAGCATGGGTGGCGATCTTATCCAATTATCGGCAGCTAATATGCGAAGTGTTGATTTACAATTGAGCGGCTCGGGGCTCGGGGCCTGGTCAAAACAACAAGTGGCCGAACTTTTCCGGGTTATTCTTCCTGAAATGTTTCATTTAGCTGCAGATGGGAAACTTAAAATTGAAACGATAGCTGTTAAATTGGAAAATATAGCCGATTTGTGGGAGCTGGATGTACCGGGTGGTAAGCGGTTGGTGGTGACTATTTGA
- a CDS encoding fumarylacetoacetate hydrolase family protein: MKLVSYKTEDREHLGVFVNGHIYNLNSCDKLIPDNMNEFLWGGPELMERAMRVNNDIRKGKTEAKEELFFELMAPVPHPASCRDGYAFRQHVAAARRNRRLDMIPEFDQYPIFYFTNHNAIQGPGEIECMPDHFQKLDFELEVAVVLNKKGRNITAAEADSFIAGYMIMNDMSARTLQMEEMLLNLGPAKGKDFSTVIGPWLVTPDELEQYKVPAKPGHTGNNYNLEMKCVVNGKQVSAGNMADMDWTFAEIIERAAYGCDVLPGDVIGSGTVGTGCFLELNGTGLLNNADCEPQWLQPNDLVEMEITGLGMLGNIIKKANSDFSILKLKK; this comes from the coding sequence ATGAAATTAGTATCCTATAAAACTGAAGACCGCGAACACCTCGGCGTTTTTGTTAATGGCCATATTTATAATCTTAACTCATGCGATAAGCTGATTCCTGATAACATGAACGAGTTTTTATGGGGAGGCCCCGAACTGATGGAGCGTGCCATGCGCGTTAACAACGACATAAGAAAAGGGAAAACAGAGGCTAAAGAGGAGTTGTTTTTTGAATTGATGGCACCTGTTCCGCACCCGGCATCCTGCAGGGATGGTTACGCTTTCAGGCAGCACGTAGCTGCTGCAAGACGAAACCGCAGGTTAGATATGATACCCGAGTTTGATCAGTACCCTATATTTTATTTCACCAACCATAACGCCATACAGGGCCCCGGCGAAATTGAATGCATGCCCGATCATTTTCAAAAGCTTGATTTTGAATTAGAGGTGGCTGTTGTGCTGAACAAAAAAGGCCGCAATATTACTGCTGCCGAAGCCGACAGCTTTATTGCCGGGTATATGATTATGAATGATATGAGTGCCCGTACCCTGCAAATGGAAGAAATGCTGCTGAACCTTGGCCCGGCTAAGGGCAAGGATTTTTCGACGGTTATCGGACCCTGGCTGGTAACACCTGATGAACTTGAGCAGTACAAAGTACCTGCAAAGCCCGGACATACCGGCAATAATTATAACCTTGAAATGAAGTGCGTAGTGAACGGCAAACAGGTATCGGCCGGAAACATGGCCGATATGGACTGGACCTTTGCCGAAATTATTGAGCGTGCCGCCTACGGCTGCGATGTGCTACCCGGTGATGTGATTGGTTCGGGCACAGTTGGCACCGGTTGTTTTTTAGAGTTGAACGGTACTGGCTTACTCAACAATGCCGACTGCGAACCCCAATGGCTGCAACCCAATGATTTGGTTGAAATGGAGATAACCGGCCTTGGTATGCTGGGCAATATCATTAAAAAGGCGAATAGTGATTTTTCGATATTGAAGTTAAAAAAATAA
- the hppD gene encoding 4-hydroxyphenylpyruvate dioxygenase, whose translation MTTQTLDKPTTATDFLPLNGTDYVEFYVGNAKQAAHYYKTAFGFQNLAYSGPETGVRDRASYVLQQGKIRIVLTTPLHSDHPIADHIKKHGDGVKVLALWVDDAYDAFEQTTKRGAEPYQQPQTLTDEHGEVRTSGIKLYGETVHMFIERKNYKGLFLPGYEKWESRYNPTDAGLLYVDHCVGNVGWHKMNDWVNFYEEVLGFRNILTFDDKMISTEYSALMSKVMSNGNGYVKFPINEPAEGKKKSQIEEYLEFYEDEGVQHLALATHDIVATVTELQNRGVEFLTVPTTYYDDLTDRVGHIDEDLEPLKKLGILVDRDDEGYLLQIFTKPVEDRPTLFFEIIQRKGAKSFGAGNFKALFEAIEREQEARGNL comes from the coding sequence ATGACAACACAAACTTTAGATAAGCCAACAACCGCTACCGATTTTCTGCCCCTTAACGGTACCGATTATGTTGAATTTTATGTAGGCAATGCCAAGCAGGCAGCTCATTATTATAAAACAGCCTTTGGCTTTCAAAACCTTGCATATTCGGGCCCCGAAACCGGCGTGCGCGACAGGGCATCGTACGTTTTACAGCAAGGTAAAATCAGGATAGTGCTTACCACTCCCCTGCACTCCGATCATCCCATTGCCGATCATATTAAAAAGCATGGCGACGGCGTAAAAGTGCTGGCCCTTTGGGTTGATGATGCGTACGATGCCTTTGAGCAAACTACCAAACGCGGTGCCGAACCCTATCAGCAACCGCAAACCCTAACCGACGAACACGGCGAAGTACGCACCAGCGGCATTAAGCTATACGGCGAAACGGTACATATGTTTATTGAGCGCAAAAACTATAAAGGCTTGTTTTTACCCGGATACGAAAAATGGGAAAGCCGCTACAATCCAACCGATGCCGGCTTGTTATATGTTGACCACTGTGTGGGCAACGTAGGCTGGCATAAAATGAACGATTGGGTTAATTTTTATGAAGAGGTTTTAGGCTTCCGCAACATCCTTACCTTTGATGATAAAATGATCTCGACCGAATATTCGGCCCTGATGAGCAAGGTGATGAGCAACGGAAACGGCTACGTTAAATTCCCGATTAACGAGCCGGCCGAAGGCAAAAAGAAATCGCAGATTGAAGAGTACCTGGAGTTTTATGAAGATGAGGGCGTACAGCACCTGGCCCTGGCCACGCATGATATTGTAGCTACCGTAACCGAACTGCAAAACCGCGGTGTTGAATTTTTAACGGTGCCCACAACCTATTATGATGATCTAACCGACAGGGTAGGCCATATTGATGAGGATCTTGAACCTTTAAAAAAACTCGGCATCCTTGTTGACCGTGATGACGAAGGCTACCTGTTACAGATTTTCACCAAACCTGTTGAAGACAGGCCTACCCTTTTCTTCGAAATCATACAGCGCAAGGGAGCAAAATCATTCGGTGCCGGCAATTTCAAGGCTTTGTTTGAGGCGATTGAGCGCGAACAGGAAGCAAGGGGAAACCTTTGA
- a CDS encoding DUF4288 domain-containing protein encodes MNWYVAKLVFRVISGDGDHQAQFDEQLRLISADNELVAYEKATRIGHANQDSFKNIEKQTVKWQFIDVAELNQLPGLTDGTELYYNIHETPDADLYIAWAHHKSALLGVRN; translated from the coding sequence ATGAACTGGTACGTAGCAAAATTAGTTTTCAGGGTGATAAGCGGCGATGGCGACCATCAGGCGCAGTTTGATGAACAATTACGTTTGATTAGTGCGGATAACGAATTGGTAGCCTATGAAAAAGCAACCCGCATTGGCCATGCCAACCAGGATAGCTTTAAAAACATCGAAAAGCAAACCGTAAAATGGCAGTTTATTGATGTGGCCGAACTTAACCAGCTGCCCGGGCTTACCGATGGCACCGAACTATATTATAACATACACGAAACACCCGATGCCGACCTTTATATTGCCTGGGCACATCATAAATCGGCACTATTAGGCGTTAGGAACTAA
- a CDS encoding homogentisate 1,2-dioxygenase: MPVYHSLGSIPPKRHTQFRKPDGSLYAEELVSTEGFSSLYSLVYHAHPPTIVKSLGEPYSVEPKIAREKHLKHTSLIGFNIQPQDDYLQSRKPVLVNSDLHISLAAPRKSMVDYFYKNSQADEVVFIHEGIGTLKTGFGNIKFQYGDYLVIPRGTIYQMEFDSEANRLFIVESFSPIRPPKRYRNQYGQLMEHSPYCERDIKRPADLQTFDEHGDFKVLIKKQGLIYPYIYGTHPFDFIGWDGFHYPWELSIHDFEPITGRLHQPPPVHQTFEGNNFVICSFVPRKFDYHPLSIPAPYNHSNVDSDEVLYYVDGDFMSRKSVVKGQITLHPGGIPHGPHPGSVEKSIGKESTDELAVMIDPFRPLMLTEEAIGIEDENYYKSWQE; the protein is encoded by the coding sequence ATGCCCGTTTATCATAGTTTAGGATCAATTCCGCCTAAGCGGCACACGCAATTCCGTAAGCCCGATGGCAGTTTATATGCCGAAGAGCTTGTATCAACCGAGGGTTTTTCGAGCCTTTATTCGCTGGTATACCATGCCCATCCGCCCACCATTGTAAAATCATTAGGCGAGCCTTACAGTGTAGAACCTAAAATAGCGCGCGAAAAACACCTGAAGCATACCAGCCTCATCGGCTTTAATATCCAGCCGCAGGATGATTACCTGCAAAGCCGCAAACCGGTACTGGTAAACAGCGATCTGCATATCTCGCTGGCCGCCCCACGCAAAAGTATGGTTGATTATTTTTACAAAAACAGCCAGGCCGATGAAGTGGTATTTATCCACGAAGGTATAGGGACGCTGAAAACCGGCTTCGGCAATATCAAATTTCAGTACGGCGATTACCTGGTGATACCGCGGGGCACCATTTACCAAATGGAGTTTGACAGCGAGGCCAACCGGCTTTTTATTGTAGAAAGCTTCAGCCCCATCCGACCGCCAAAACGTTACCGCAACCAGTATGGCCAACTGATGGAACACTCACCCTATTGCGAACGGGATATTAAACGCCCGGCCGATTTACAAACCTTTGATGAACATGGCGATTTTAAAGTGCTTATTAAAAAACAAGGGCTGATTTACCCCTACATCTATGGCACCCACCCTTTTGATTTTATAGGCTGGGACGGCTTTCATTATCCATGGGAATTATCCATTCATGATTTTGAACCGATAACCGGCCGGCTGCACCAACCGCCGCCTGTACATCAAACCTTTGAGGGAAATAACTTTGTGATCTGCTCATTTGTGCCCCGTAAGTTTGATTATCACCCCCTCTCTATCCCTGCCCCGTACAATCACAGCAATGTAGATAGCGACGAGGTTTTATATTATGTAGATGGCGATTTTATGAGCCGAAAAAGCGTGGTAAAAGGACAGATCACCCTGCATCCCGGCGGTATCCCGCATGGCCCGCATCCCGGCTCGGTCGAAAAATCGATAGGAAAAGAATCAACAGACGAACTGGCTGTGATGATCGATCCCTTCCGCCCGCTGATGCTTACCGAAGAAGCCATCGGCATTGAGGATGAAAATTATTATAAAAGCTGGCAGGAATAA
- a CDS encoding DNA alkylation repair protein — MDVQIIIDLLKEQADASYLKGMQRFGIDNATALGVRVPHIRKLARLIKKDHALALALWDTAIHEAWLLATMIAEPKLLTLEVMDAWTNDFYSWDICDQACGNLFIYTPFALDKAAEYSNHTGEFVKRTAFVLMAEYAVHHKKAPDEIFINMLPIIEREAGDSRNFVKKAINWALRQIGKRNNILKARAIDTAHNISHQHTRAAKWVANDALRELLSK, encoded by the coding sequence ATGGATGTGCAGATCATCATCGACCTGCTTAAAGAGCAGGCCGATGCCTCCTATCTTAAAGGTATGCAACGTTTTGGCATTGACAACGCCACGGCGTTGGGCGTACGGGTACCTCATATCCGTAAACTGGCCCGGTTAATTAAAAAGGACCATGCATTAGCGCTGGCCTTATGGGATACCGCGATTCACGAAGCCTGGCTACTGGCCACTATGATAGCCGAGCCCAAACTGCTTACTCTCGAAGTGATGGATGCCTGGACCAACGATTTTTACTCGTGGGATATATGCGACCAGGCCTGCGGTAATCTCTTTATTTATACCCCCTTTGCGCTTGACAAGGCTGCAGAGTACAGTAACCACACCGGCGAGTTTGTAAAACGCACGGCCTTTGTTTTAATGGCCGAATACGCTGTACATCATAAAAAAGCCCCCGACGAAATATTTATCAATATGCTCCCTATTATTGAACGCGAGGCCGGTGATAGCCGAAATTTTGTAAAAAAAGCCATAAACTGGGCGCTAAGGCAAATTGGTAAACGGAATAATATATTAAAGGCCCGAGCTATTGATACAGCACATAACATATCCCACCAGCATACACGTGCGGCAAAATGGGTAGCTAACGATGCGCTTCGTGAACTATTAAGCAAATAA
- a CDS encoding YciI family protein: protein MKKPLLLITLLAFAVNCLAQTTPATKPKYDAALAKKLGADDYGMKKYVMAFLKDGPTQLKDSTARMQLQMAHLKNIGRLAAEGKLVVAGPFMDDQPVRGIFIFNVESVEEAKKLTETDPAIKAGTLVMELHPFYCSAALMQVVPIHNTIQKQSITD from the coding sequence ATGAAAAAACCGCTACTTCTTATTACACTATTGGCTTTTGCCGTTAACTGTCTTGCCCAAACAACGCCCGCAACAAAGCCCAAATACGACGCCGCCCTTGCCAAAAAACTTGGCGCTGATGATTACGGCATGAAAAAATACGTTATGGCCTTTTTAAAAGACGGGCCAACTCAACTTAAAGACTCCACCGCGAGGATGCAGCTGCAAATGGCACATCTTAAAAATATCGGTCGCCTTGCTGCTGAGGGTAAACTGGTTGTTGCCGGTCCGTTTATGGACGATCAGCCTGTAAGAGGCATCTTTATTTTTAATGTCGAATCTGTTGAAGAGGCCAAAAAACTAACCGAAACTGATCCGGCCATAAAAGCAGGCACTTTAGTGATGGAATTACACCCGTTTTACTGCAGTGCAGCGCTGATGCAGGTTGTACCGATTCACAATACCATCCAAAAACAAAGCATTACCGATTAA
- a CDS encoding Crp/Fnr family transcriptional regulator — MPAKTVLLEEGKISQQYIFIEKGCVRMFFNSNGDEKTVQFFFENEGLTSLESFVNGTPGAFTVETLEPSIVYLLHKKHVNRLMDEISHEPGFLKMMLRIFARRQMHYNNELISFIRDTPEQRYQNLLNNRPHIVQRIPQHYIASYLGVSTVHLSRIKNKLAKGKPHF; from the coding sequence ATGCCGGCCAAAACCGTGTTGCTTGAAGAAGGAAAAATATCCCAACAATATATTTTTATTGAAAAAGGCTGCGTGAGGATGTTTTTTAACAGCAATGGCGATGAAAAAACCGTCCAGTTCTTTTTCGAAAACGAAGGACTAACTTCGCTCGAGAGTTTTGTAAACGGCACTCCCGGTGCTTTCACCGTCGAAACGCTTGAACCTTCAATAGTTTACCTGCTCCATAAAAAACACGTTAACCGGTTAATGGACGAGATAAGCCACGAGCCAGGCTTTTTAAAAATGATGCTCCGGATCTTCGCCCGAAGACAGATGCATTATAATAATGAGTTGATCTCATTTATCCGCGATACACCAGAGCAACGTTACCAAAATCTTTTAAACAACCGCCCTCATATTGTACAGCGCATCCCTCAACACTACATTGCCTCGTATCTTGGGGTGAGTACGGTACACTTAAGTCGCATTAAAAATAAACTGGCCAAAGGCAAGCCTCATTTTTAA
- a CDS encoding L,D-transpeptidase family protein → MPKLIALLLSLLLIAPPKTGIPDSKRASDVREKVWPKLQQELKSKGFASNGLQIYIRIIKDLSALELWAKQGNKYQLFKNYEVCSYSGGLGTKTRDGDGKSPEGFYTIQPKQLNPVSNYYLAINVGYPNKVEQLKGYTGSAIMVHGHCESIGCYAMTDARIEEIYTMVYQAFAGGQQQIRVDIFPFRMEEARLKTYAAYYPNQTPFWRTLKPGYDLFEKNRIPAEYHVKGKDYAF, encoded by the coding sequence ATGCCTAAGCTCATAGCCCTGCTGCTATCACTACTCTTAATAGCACCACCTAAAACCGGTATTCCAGATAGCAAACGTGCCAGTGATGTACGCGAAAAGGTGTGGCCCAAATTACAACAGGAACTTAAAAGTAAAGGATTCGCCAGCAATGGTCTACAGATTTACATCCGCATCATTAAAGATTTAAGCGCATTGGAGCTTTGGGCAAAACAAGGCAACAAATACCAGCTATTTAAAAATTACGAAGTATGCAGCTACTCGGGCGGTTTGGGCACCAAAACCCGCGACGGCGATGGTAAAAGTCCGGAAGGATTCTATACCATCCAGCCAAAACAACTTAACCCGGTAAGTAATTATTACCTGGCCATTAATGTGGGCTATCCCAATAAGGTGGAACAACTGAAAGGCTATACCGGCAGCGCCATTATGGTACACGGCCATTGCGAATCTATCGGCTGTTACGCCATGACCGATGCCCGGATTGAAGAAATTTATACCATGGTTTACCAGGCCTTTGCAGGCGGACAGCAGCAAATAAGGGTTGATATCTTCCCTTTCAGGATGGAAGAGGCACGACTCAAAACCTATGCCGCATACTACCCAAACCAGACTCCTTTTTGGCGAACTTTAAAACCTGGGTATGATTTATTTGAAAAAAACCGCATACCGGCAGAATATCACGTTAAAGGGAAAGACTATGCCTTTTGA
- a CDS encoding LiaF transmembrane domain-containing protein — protein sequence MNNDIEHKDPNKGKAVAGIILLAVGGILLLQQFRIFFIPDHISLWPVWLIFWGVYIGSKHNYKKASWILLVGLGTIFLITENIPHSGRIVGPLAVIGFGMWLILRRNKHFDPQAWKNEFKTNDWDKWGKKEAYRFDETGNVDYTVKDEGDVPPADDPYAQKQQQYNSKYSGDDYIDTVSIFGGVNKTILSKNFRGGDIVNIFGGAELDFTQADINGRVIIDITQIFGGTKIIVPSNWQVVSDLAAVFASVDDKRIRSTASVGSEKVLVLKGVSIFAGVDIRSY from the coding sequence ATGAACAACGATATAGAACATAAAGATCCTAACAAAGGCAAGGCTGTTGCCGGGATCATTTTACTTGCTGTAGGCGGCATCTTGCTGTTGCAGCAATTCCGCATATTCTTCATACCCGATCATATCAGTTTATGGCCCGTTTGGTTAATTTTCTGGGGGGTATACATAGGTTCGAAACACAACTACAAAAAAGCATCGTGGATTTTACTGGTGGGCCTGGGCACCATATTCCTGATAACCGAAAACATTCCGCATTCGGGCCGCATAGTTGGGCCTTTAGCGGTAATAGGCTTTGGCATGTGGCTGATATTAAGGCGTAACAAACACTTTGATCCGCAGGCATGGAAAAACGAGTTTAAAACCAACGACTGGGACAAATGGGGCAAAAAAGAAGCCTACAGATTTGACGAAACCGGCAATGTTGATTATACCGTAAAAGATGAAGGCGATGTACCTCCGGCTGATGACCCTTATGCACAGAAACAACAGCAATACAACTCCAAATATTCGGGCGATGATTATATCGATACCGTATCCATATTTGGCGGGGTTAACAAAACCATCCTCTCAAAAAATTTCCGCGGCGGCGATATTGTAAACATATTTGGCGGTGCCGAGCTTGATTTTACCCAGGCCGATATTAACGGACGCGTGATTATTGATATCACCCAGATTTTTGGCGGTACCAAAATCATCGTACCATCCAACTGGCAGGTAGTATCAGATCTGGCAGCAGTTTTTGCCAGTGTTGATGATAAACGCATCCGCAGCACCGCCAGCGTGGGCAGCGAAAAGGTACTGGTGCTTAAAGGGGTATCCATATTTGCGGGCGTTGATATCCGCAGTTATTAA
- a CDS encoding sensor histidine kinase, with translation MEIPNIQTSKLYAAFVVCGLAWAALQTYIIHSFGFVWFITITDGLLSAVLLSCACWLINNNLRYYQPGRGSYINLFIWCVALAGICTAGCRYLLPLINTDQIYNNFLSQSLIIRFFTDFLAIGWMAMISLLWYSQLDQKETLKRKTEAEQLAREAELYNLRQQLQPHFLFNSLNSINALIGFKPDEARRMIHQLSDFLRGTLKKDDQLQVSLNEELAHLNLYLDIEKVRFGHRLQTEISCDALCGTATLPSMLLQPLVENAIKFGLYDTIGEVTVSIRGEIEDGYLTLMVQNPYDPQTSKPKKGTGFGLRGVQRRLYLLYARNDLMETHASDDLYTTIIKIPQL, from the coding sequence TTGGAAATACCAAACATACAAACCTCAAAACTATACGCAGCATTTGTTGTGTGCGGCCTGGCATGGGCTGCGCTGCAAACTTATATTATCCATAGTTTTGGTTTTGTTTGGTTTATTACCATAACCGATGGTTTACTTAGCGCCGTGCTGCTATCCTGCGCCTGCTGGCTTATCAACAATAACCTGCGCTATTATCAGCCGGGCAGGGGTAGTTATATCAACCTGTTTATATGGTGTGTTGCCCTGGCGGGGATTTGCACCGCAGGCTGCCGTTATTTGCTGCCGCTGATCAATACCGACCAGATTTATAATAATTTCCTGTCGCAATCGCTCATTATTCGCTTTTTTACCGATTTTTTGGCTATCGGCTGGATGGCCATGATCAGCTTGCTATGGTATTCGCAGCTTGACCAGAAGGAAACCCTTAAACGCAAAACCGAAGCTGAACAACTGGCCCGCGAGGCAGAATTATACAACCTGAGGCAACAACTGCAGCCTCACTTTTTGTTCAACAGCCTTAATTCCATCAATGCGCTTATCGGCTTTAAACCCGATGAAGCGCGCAGGATGATTCACCAGCTATCCGACTTTTTGCGGGGCACCCTGAAAAAAGACGATCAGTTACAGGTTTCCTTAAATGAGGAACTTGCTCATCTTAACCTTTACCTGGATATTGAAAAAGTACGTTTTGGTCACCGTTTACAAACAGAGATTAGCTGCGATGCTTTATGCGGCACCGCTACCTTACCCTCCATGCTGCTGCAGCCACTGGTTGAAAACGCCATAAAATTTGGTTTGTACGATACCATTGGCGAAGTAACCGTAAGCATCCGCGGCGAAATTGAAGATGGTTATTTAACTTTAATGGTTCAAAACCCGTACGATCCTCAAACATCAAAACCTAAAAAAGGTACCGGTTTTGGTTTGCGGGGTGTACAACGTAGATTATATTTGCTTTACGCCCGCAACGATTTGATGGAAACCCACGCGAGCGATGATCTGTACACAACCATTATAAAAATACCGCAGCTATGA
- a CDS encoding LytR/AlgR family response regulator transcription factor, with amino-acid sequence MKRALIIDDEPLARMVVREYLLDFKEIELIQECNDGFEGLKAIQQHQPDLVFLDIQMPKITGFEMLELVEQPPAVIFATAFDEYAIKAFEAHAVDYLLKPFSKERFNKAVEKYLSTAAPKPAVKQTEELLETAATQSPAQHERIVVKTGTKVKIIPVADVEYLQADDDYVSVITKEGSYLKNKTMSFFEQTLDPNYFVRVHRSYIVAIQQITRIDPYEKDAHLAILKSGAKIPVSKTGYVKLKQVLGI; translated from the coding sequence ATGAAGCGAGCTTTAATTATTGACGACGAACCTTTGGCCCGCATGGTAGTAAGGGAATACCTGCTTGATTTTAAAGAAATAGAACTGATACAGGAATGCAACGACGGCTTTGAAGGCCTCAAGGCCATTCAGCAACACCAGCCCGATTTGGTTTTCCTGGATATCCAGATGCCTAAAATAACCGGCTTTGAAATGCTTGAATTGGTTGAGCAGCCCCCTGCTGTAATTTTTGCCACCGCCTTTGATGAGTATGCCATAAAAGCTTTTGAAGCCCATGCGGTTGATTACCTGTTGAAACCCTTCAGCAAGGAACGTTTTAATAAGGCGGTTGAAAAGTATCTGTCGACAGCTGCACCCAAACCTGCCGTTAAACAAACCGAAGAACTGCTGGAAACTGCTGCCACACAATCGCCGGCACAGCACGAACGGATTGTGGTAAAAACCGGCACCAAGGTAAAAATCATCCCTGTAGCCGATGTAGAATACCTGCAGGCCGATGATGATTATGTAAGCGTGATAACCAAAGAAGGTTCGTATCTCAAAAACAAAACCATGAGCTTTTTTGAACAAACGCTCGATCCTAATTATTTTGTGCGCGTTCACCGTTCATACATTGTAGCTATCCAGCAAATTACCCGTATTGACCCGTATGAGAAGGATGCACATTTAGCTATCCTGAAATCGGGCGCCAAGATTCCGGTTAGCAAAACCGGGTATGTGAAATTGAAACAGGTGTTGGGGATATGA
- a CDS encoding flavin reductase family protein — MPTINPTDLSAMQLQSYLNAVIAPRPICLASTIDKAGNINLSPFSYFNIFSINPAMCVFSPSRRVRDNTTKHTLENIHEVPECVINIVNYDMVQQTSLSSVEYSQGVNEFVKSGLTPLASELVKPPRVAESYVQLECEVKNVIALGEGAGAGNLVLAEIKLMHINDAVLAENGGIDQTKMDLVARLGGDWYCRVTADNLFRVAKPNVKIGIGVDALPFAIRNSRVLTGNNLGQLGNLETIPGDEAIEAFALTSEIKEVLDATIGDNQTRELQLHLKAKQLLDEGRVEDALMVLLIE, encoded by the coding sequence ATGCCCACCATCAACCCAACCGATCTTTCAGCAATGCAGCTTCAAAGCTATCTGAACGCTGTAATTGCTCCACGGCCCATTTGCCTTGCCTCAACCATTGATAAGGCTGGGAATATAAACCTAAGCCCGTTTAGTTATTTCAATATCTTCAGCATAAATCCAGCTATGTGCGTATTTTCACCATCGCGCAGGGTACGGGATAACACTACTAAACATACGCTCGAAAATATACATGAGGTACCCGAATGCGTTATTAATATTGTTAATTATGATATGGTACAGCAAACTTCGCTCTCGAGTGTGGAGTATTCACAAGGAGTGAATGAGTTTGTAAAATCGGGGTTAACACCCCTGGCATCAGAACTTGTTAAACCTCCGCGCGTGGCCGAATCATACGTTCAACTGGAGTGTGAGGTGAAAAATGTGATTGCATTAGGAGAGGGGGCAGGAGCCGGAAACCTTGTGCTGGCCGAAATAAAACTTATGCACATAAATGATGCTGTTTTAGCTGAGAACGGAGGGATAGATCAAACCAAAATGGATTTGGTTGCCCGCCTCGGTGGCGATTGGTATTGCCGCGTTACGGCAGATAATTTATTTAGAGTAGCCAAGCCAAACGTTAAAATAGGCATCGGCGTGGATGCATTGCCCTTTGCCATCCGCAATTCGAGGGTGCTTACAGGCAACAATCTTGGACAATTAGGTAATCTTGAAACTATTCCGGGCGATGAAGCGATAGAGGCTTTTGCGCTTACATCCGAAATAAAGGAGGTACTTGATGCTACCATCGGCGATAATCAAACGCGCGAATTGCAGTTACATTTAAAGGCTAAACAACTACTTGACGAAGGTAGGGTGGAAGATGCATTGATGGTATTGCTGATTGAATAA